From Phycisphaerales bacterium, a single genomic window includes:
- a CDS encoding MotA/TolQ/ExbB proton channel family protein encodes MFMQGVGGAGLVLGQGAPADGSFVSTVWDMIVRGGWFMVPLAACSLVAMTIIVERLIVTRRARVVPRGLLESLTSLRHRPREAVARCQSDPSPLAAVILAAVRTREQGREAQENAVSEAGEREVRKLRHRMRVLSSLPQVATMLGLLGTVLGMIRTFTTIAASGDSLGKTERLAQGIHEAWTATAGGLFIAIPTLLFFHIIMGRIDAAAAALDSAATLWLEADSSSAGEEAPGVVREQVAAEVVAVGGRELAGAAS; translated from the coding sequence ATGTTCATGCAGGGCGTAGGTGGTGCGGGGCTGGTGCTCGGGCAGGGTGCGCCGGCCGACGGCTCGTTCGTGTCGACGGTGTGGGACATGATCGTGCGCGGCGGGTGGTTCATGGTGCCGCTCGCGGCGTGCTCGCTGGTTGCGATGACGATTATCGTCGAGCGGCTGATCGTGACGCGCCGGGCGCGGGTGGTGCCGCGGGGGCTGCTGGAATCGCTCACTTCGCTGCGGCACCGGCCAAGGGAGGCGGTGGCGCGGTGCCAGAGTGACCCGAGCCCACTGGCGGCGGTGATCCTGGCGGCGGTGCGCACGCGCGAGCAGGGACGCGAGGCGCAGGAAAACGCGGTGAGCGAGGCGGGCGAGCGCGAGGTGCGGAAGCTGCGGCACCGCATGCGGGTGCTGTCGTCGCTGCCGCAGGTGGCGACGATGCTGGGGCTCCTGGGCACCGTGCTGGGGATGATCCGCACGTTCACGACGATCGCGGCGTCGGGGGATTCATTGGGCAAGACCGAGCGGCTGGCGCAGGGCATCCACGAGGCGTGGACGGCCACGGCGGGCGGGCTGTTTATCGCGATCCCGACGCTGCTGTTCTTCCACATCATCATGGGGCGGATCGACGCGGCGGCGGCGGCGCTGGACAGCGCGGCGACGCTGTGGCTGGAGGCGGACTCGTCTTCGGCGGGTGAAGAGGCGCCGGGTGTGGTGCGGGAACAGGTGGCAGCGGAAGTCGTGGCAGTGGGCGGGCGTGAGTTGGCGGGGGCGGCGTCCTGA